A stretch of DNA from Cryptomeria japonica chromosome 4, Sugi_1.0, whole genome shotgun sequence:
acaattttttcAATACTAATAATTAGGCACCTAACTCCATGCAGTGGTGCAAGGAAAGcatataaaagataaaaaaaaattgtattacaaATCATATTTTAATCTACTTTAcaacaataaatataaaaaaatatcatcACCTTCTTATTCAAATACTAATTTAATAACTAGGTATATTTTAAATAtgacaataaaaataaattaataattatatatcaCCCTATTGAATTAATCTACATTATTCAAACAAAAAATACAACTCTCGGAACTATATTTTGAATTCATTCTTCTCTAATCCCATTGTTTTtaactttttaataaaataatcaTTATTTATCACCATACTATATTTTGAATTCTTTCTTCTTACTCCCATCATTTTtaactttttaataaaataatcaTTATTTATCACCATATTAAACTAATCCACAATATTCAAACAAAAAAtacaaatctcaaaacttttttGGGCTTATCATTCTCCATTCCTTGTTTCTTTTAACTTTTAATAACAAAAAAGTATCCTCTTCAAATCAATGGTACATATCTATGATCACATCAAACTCTCCaacaaaagaaagaaagcaaaCATAAATATATGGTAGGAGTGAAAAgacatcttaaaattaattaatgaataaaaTTTATTCAATCTTTATTTGGAAATATCCAATCTTTATCCATACAAAGCACAAAGAATCATCAGAAACTACAACCCCCCAAGAGATTTGTGAAGTCTACTTCAGCTTTAATATCATAGCATAGAAGAAATCTTGATAGAGTGGGaagaaaactaaaagaaaatagaaaataaaacctGCCCATTATTGTATGATTCCTCACCTTTTTCATAGATCTAAAGACTATAATCCCTTTGGTGTGAAGTTATTCATTAACAAGGTGGCAATTCTTTCTTACTTCACCAGTAATGAATGTAAGAGGATTAACAATATTTCCCATCTTCACCATGGAATCTGAAAATTGCTGCCAAAATGCTAATGGGTCCTCAGCATATTTCTGTACAACTTCAGATGTTATGCTTCCATACATGTTCAGCTCTTGGTCTGAGTTGAGAAGGCCTTGTCCATTAATTATATTTCTGTAATAAGCATTGTCAAATAACACAGGGCTTACATAATCCAAGGGAGATAAGTTATTGTCACCACCAGTTTGAGGGCATATGCCTTTCAGTTCAGACAAGTATACATTATCTGACTCAGCACCTTCAACCCCCTTGTAAATCCTGTCCCTGAAACTTGTGCATCTAGCTTGTCCAATTGTGTGTGCACCTGCCATAGAGAAAAATGAGAAAGAGAACAACAATGAATCAATAATAAAGCTTTTGTTTAAGGTTGTTTTGAATGTAATTGATGAGGGTGTTGGAAATTGTGttgtatatttttctattttaagtattttgaatttaattaattattaatatttttaagtattttgtttataattttcaagtatttttgtaaattagaaaattATCTTTTAATGTATTTAGTAGTGTTTGTGGTTGAATATTATGGATGTAATTTTTATATAGATAGTTATTACTTATCAGATTTTTATACACAATacatttcaattttaaataataataattttctaaAAAAGTACACTTAGAATTGTTGGATAAACATTGTCCTTATTGATAATGTCACATTCATAAGGATTGGGAAATAGCTTTGTTATTATATTGTGAATGGTTGAGATTGTACCAAATATGTGTTTTGAGTTTTTTTATTCAAAAAGGTTTTCTAACTAAAATATTATGTATTGTTCTTTCTTTTATTGTTTGCTTTAGATTTTGTATGTACTACTATAATACAAAATTAATGGACTTCTTTATTGGGTATATGAATAGTGAGTAAACAATTGCAAAATTATTTGGTTTCTATTTCTATTAAACCTGGTTTCTATTTCCATTAAATTTGGTTTTctaatgaataaagaaatattactAATCTAATTTAATTTGCATATTACAAAGATATGTAGTGTAACATTACCAGAGAGTGCAACCATGTCAGTGGCAGAAAGACCTTGCAACAAAAACTTCCCAAGGAGGTTGAGTAGTGTTGAATTTGGGGTGGGGATATTACTGTTAGCTTCATCCAAGCTTGCAGACCTTGAATCCTTCCTTCCTAGAGGAACATCCCAATATGGCCCTCCATCCTAATTCAATAACAATATCATATACTTAAAATCTTCCAACAATAATCTGAATAGTAAATTTTAGTGTCGAAAGCTTAATAATGTGCTTGCAATTAGACTCATACTCtttaatcaattatcaaaatttgcCTCTTCATTTTAGTGGTCAATCATAGAATGTGATCCAAAACCTTGATCATGAAATCTTAAATTCATAACTTCATTAAAAACATTCCACACTAATGTTTAGAAAGGCTTAAAGAATAGACACATTATGATCAATATGCTCTAACTTTCAAAATTACAAATGATTGTGTAAAATTGTTATGCATATAGTTTTTCTCCTTTAATTACTCTCTATCATCGTGATGATGATCTCAAATATTGATGCAAAATAATTTTCACAGTTGCCATCATGTAACGTGATCCAAAACTTGATGCAAAACAATTACACAATTTAATACAAAAATTACGTGCAATCATGGAGCATGATCCGAAACATGATGTAAAACAATTCTATACCATTGCCAttacaaaatatgatccaaaacattgatacaaAACAATTTTACACAACTGAAACCAAAAACTATACACAATAATAAACTATCATCAACTATAAAAATCTGACATGATTGTTCAACAATTAGTACAGTAGTGCTAATCAAATGGTCTGCAAAATCCTCATTTTCACAAAAACTAAATTGATCTAAAAACTTGTCAAACATATTATTTACCAGTATTACAGCATCACGAGCTGCAACAGTGAGTATATCAGCACATGAAACAACGCCGGGACAATCACTCTCCAATTTCTCCTTAATCCCATCAATCACCTCGAATCCTCGAATAGAATTTTTATTTGCATTGGCTGTCTTCTCGCCTCTAAATGTTGGAGTGTCATCCAACAAAACTGATGCATCGCATCCCTGCACACCATTCAAATACATATTTCACAAAATCATTGTgagtgattcgaaatgttgattgaaaaatatataatattttacaaTGATGAATCATTATGAATGATTCGAAATATCgattgaaaaatatatacttaATTTTAAGTAAAACTTACATCtacataaacccatttgatcactAATCATCACATCACTCGAAACAAGAGCAAATAACTTCTGTACGATCAAAACTGAAAACCCATTACCTGGACAAAGCAATCATGAAAATGCAGACGTAAAATGGAGGCAGCCATGCGAGCTTCTTTGGCAACTGCTACATTCATTTCTGACCTTATGACGGCAAGTGCTGAGGGGCATGATTTTTCATAATAATCATTAGACAACAAGAAAGAATGAGAGGAAAACCAAAAGCTTGCTAAAACAAAACccaaaatccaattagatctcatatTGCCCATTATTCTCAAACACTCTTattattctttttcttctcttcttcttgaagTTTTTGGCTGACACAACAACAATTTGCAGGTTATATATAGAGTCTTTTTCTACACGTTTATGGATGCCTTGAGCAACACGATGAGATTGGAAGAAATGGTTGTTATacctgatttttttcattttttatttcccaAACGATTGTTAAACTAACTGATCAACAACTCACAGTAGAAGAGTTCTTCAATGACGTTTTTTCCAGATGATGATGAGGATTTCATTCTAAATTCATTCAAGAGGAAAGAAAATTGGCCATCCAATGCATTTTTTTAGGTAGAACCGATTTAAAGCCGTTAAAACAAAGTATTAGAAATCGTTGGCTTGTGCAGAAAACACTCTTTATTGTCTAACACCAAAACTGAAGAGCTTTCGGCGATACAAACCATGTGGGTAGTTAAAGATTCCTCCATACACACCTTGTATTGCTCATTTGACCAAATGTTTCCTCCCATCAAGTGATGGCAATGTCTATCCAATAGTCTACGGTCAACTGGGTATCTAGAATACTGGATAGACTATATATGATATgttaaatcaaatcaatcactcttgttttttctaaatattttttataatataagtAAATTTTACATATATCAATTTTTTAATTGACGGTTAAGATCTTTGAATGGAGTTATCAATGGGTGCTCATTTTCAAgatgaattttcaaaaatagtaCTCTCGTagaattttgaatcttgatgaaaaGAATCATAATATAATGCCACAATTTAACCATCACATTATGTCATTACCAATTATACTATATATATCGAtaattaatttgtaaattattTATATTGAAAGACATTAATTACTAAATAGAAATATAAGAATTATATGTAAGGAATGTTTCAATGGTATTTTATAATCAATTGAATATGTTGTTACATTTTACCTTCTTGAACTTTGGTAAATAATATATGTTTCATGATTGATCACCCAAATTTGATGGATTtttaatatctttgacataaaCCCACCCAatacaatattttaattatttaggaATAGACATTGATTATGCTTAATCCAATTTGGATTCAAATGTCTTGATGTGATCAAGTCGAATTGAAATTTGGGTCCAATCATCTTGTATTtaacttctttttttgttttttcaaatttATTGGTTGATTTGTTTCATTATAAAAAGAATGGATATAATTTGATTGTGATCGCCTAACATTTCACACATTTTTTTACAATTTGATGGCTATGCCCCTAAGATTATAGACAATTTAGAAAAATGATGGTGCAATCACTTCTCTAAAAAAGTTATATGATTTAATTGTGTTGGAATTAGTCTAATTTTTTAGTCAAAAGTATAAATTTTACTTGCACCAAAATCACACTATATTTGTAAATATGATCTTTCCATTTTGCTGATACTATTCCTATTTTATCATATATTCACAACTATaactaattataaaaaaaatatacatttatatTTAGAATTCATATACACAAAGTAAAGCTTGAGGATCATTTGGACAAAAAAATTATTGGGTTTGAACAATTTATAAACCATTCATTTCATTTATTTCTCACAATGCAAACTTGCACTCAATTAAATACCATATAATTGAAAATGATATGTTTAATCTTGGGGACATTCATTTGGGTGGGTATTTTGTTGAATACAATAttaaaattttgtga
This window harbors:
- the LOC131054108 gene encoding peroxidase 11, producing the protein MGNMRSNWILGFVLASFWFSSHSFLLSNDYYEKSCPSALAVIRSEMNVAVAKEARMAASILRLHFHDCFVQGCDASVLLDDTPTFRGEKTANANKNSIRGFEVIDGIKEKLESDCPGVVSCADILTVAARDAVILDGGPYWDVPLGRKDSRSASLDEANSNIPTPNSTLLNLLGKFLLQGLSATDMVALSGAHTIGQARCTSFRDRIYKGVEGAESDNVYLSELKGICPQTGGDNNLSPLDYVSPVLFDNAYYRNIINGQGLLNSDQELNMYGSITSEVVQKYAEDPLAFWQQFSDSMVKMGNIVNPLTFITGEVRKNCHLVNE